The Nesterenkonia xinjiangensis genome contains a region encoding:
- a CDS encoding AI-2E family transporter, translating to MSLLQRALRRLTPRGRRAGTEDASPDAPARPDADLGKTSPRRISRLRRSLRPILEDPDEPVRRYDAYGLPPEVDPSPAERATPGAVGPAGSAVRPADGSQGTSSGSSPQPMQDEPSGHPDTAVTGVDVAPTDSSPPGPTQRDPTQPDPRAPRALQQFTQTTRPVYTGFMFTVGVGLALLIFYIGQTNTQLLVWIGAALFIALGLDPVVRALERLGLPRPAGVTATMLTFVTTVASFIAWLAPAVTQQMSNFATSIPQIVYDMSRTPWFRRLDDDFQLQDIIDTEVSRFVADSSNITNALGGLFGVGAAVLTTGFGMLVVAVLALYFLASLPTMKAWGYRLVPRTRRPRIQHLGERILNGVGYYVIGQACVAFLNGVVAYIAITIAGVPFGALFAVVVGVLAFIPLVGPVTGGSLVTLVALTVDWQTALTFAAIYFIYLQIEAYLVSPRIMSRAVKIPAAVAVISVIAGGTLLGVLGALMAIPTAAALMLLIREVLITHQDSR from the coding sequence TGCGCCGCTCGCTGCGCCCGATCCTCGAAGACCCTGACGAACCCGTGCGGCGCTACGACGCCTATGGACTGCCGCCCGAAGTGGACCCGAGCCCCGCTGAGCGGGCCACCCCCGGGGCGGTCGGCCCAGCCGGGTCCGCCGTGCGCCCAGCAGACGGCTCCCAGGGGACCTCGTCGGGCTCCTCGCCCCAGCCGATGCAGGACGAGCCCTCCGGACACCCGGACACCGCCGTGACAGGCGTCGACGTCGCACCCACCGACTCCTCCCCGCCGGGTCCCACGCAGCGCGATCCCACGCAGCCCGATCCGCGGGCTCCGCGCGCCCTGCAGCAGTTCACGCAGACCACGCGTCCGGTCTACACAGGCTTCATGTTCACCGTCGGCGTCGGCCTGGCACTGCTGATCTTCTACATCGGACAGACGAACACCCAGCTGCTCGTCTGGATCGGGGCGGCGCTGTTCATCGCTTTGGGCCTGGACCCGGTGGTCCGCGCCCTGGAGCGCCTCGGACTCCCTCGCCCCGCCGGGGTCACCGCGACCATGCTGACCTTCGTCACCACAGTCGCCTCCTTCATCGCGTGGCTGGCTCCCGCGGTGACCCAGCAGATGTCGAACTTCGCAACCTCGATCCCGCAGATCGTCTACGACATGTCACGCACCCCCTGGTTCCGGCGTCTGGACGACGACTTCCAGCTCCAGGACATCATCGACACCGAGGTCAGCCGCTTCGTCGCGGACTCGTCGAACATCACCAATGCCCTGGGCGGACTCTTCGGCGTGGGCGCAGCTGTGCTGACCACAGGCTTCGGGATGCTCGTGGTGGCGGTCCTGGCCCTGTATTTCTTGGCCTCGCTGCCCACCATGAAGGCCTGGGGCTATCGGCTCGTGCCTCGAACCCGCCGCCCGCGCATCCAGCACCTCGGTGAGAGGATCCTCAACGGCGTGGGCTACTACGTCATCGGCCAGGCCTGCGTGGCGTTCCTCAACGGTGTGGTGGCCTACATCGCGATCACCATCGCCGGTGTGCCATTCGGGGCCCTCTTCGCCGTCGTCGTCGGGGTACTGGCCTTCATCCCGCTGGTCGGACCGGTGACCGGCGGCTCACTCGTGACGCTCGTGGCCCTGACCGTGGACTGGCAGACGGCGCTGACCTTCGCGGCGATCTACTTCATCTACCTTCAGATCGAGGCCTACCTGGTCTCTCCGCGCATCATGTCCCGGGCGGTGAAGATCCCAGCCGCGGTCGCCGTGATCTCAGTGATCGCCGGAGGCACGCTGCTCGGCGTCCTGGGCGCCCTGATGGCCATTCCGACGGCGGCCGCCCTCATGCTGCTCATCCGTGAAGTGCTCATCACGCACCAGGACAGTCGCTGA